From a single Leopardus geoffroyi isolate Oge1 chromosome E1, O.geoffroyi_Oge1_pat1.0, whole genome shotgun sequence genomic region:
- the MIS12 gene encoding protein MIS12 homolog yields the protein MSVDPMAYEAQFFGFTPQTCMLRIYIAFQDYLFEVTQAVEQVILKKLDGIPGCEISPVQIRKCTEKFLGFMKGRFDSLFGKMEQLFLQLVLRIPPNVLLPEDKAQEMHPCGDKEFQLLQREIEELQERYKTEARAQQALLAELEEQKIVQAKLRQTLALFDELENAGRDQGTSDFRESLAFLVQNSRKLQNIRDSVEREGKRLKVS from the coding sequence ATGTCTGTGGATCCAATGGCCTACGAGGCCCAGTTCTTTGGGTTTACGCCGCAGACGTGCATGCTTAGGATCTACATCGCGTTTCAGGACTACCTGTTCGAGGTGACGCAGGCCGTGGAGCAGGTTATCCTGAAGAAGCTGGACGGCATCCCGGGCTGCGAGATCAGCCCCGTCCAGATTCGTAAATGCACGGAGAAGTTTCTTGGCTTCATGAAAGGACGATTTGACAGCCTCTTTGGCAAAATGGAGCAGCTGTTTTTACAGCTGGTTTTGCGTATCCCGCCAAACGTCTTGCTTCCGGAGGATAAAGCCCAGGAGATGCATCCTTGTGGTGACAAAGAATTCCAGCTTCTCCAGAGAGAAATCGAAGAGTTGCAGGAGAGATACAAGACTGAAGCACGCGCCCAGCAGGCCCTGCTCGCAGAACTGGAGGAACAGAAAATTGTTCAGGCCAAACTCAGACAGACACTGGCTTTGTTTGACGAGCTTGAGAATGCTGGCAGAGATCAGGGGACTAGTGATTTTAGGGAGAGCCTGGCGTTCCTGGTCCAGAACTCCAGGAAACTACAGAATATTAGGGACAGTGTGGAAAGGGAAGGCAAAAGACTGAAAGTATCTTAA